In Dermochelys coriacea isolate rDerCor1 chromosome 10, rDerCor1.pri.v4, whole genome shotgun sequence, one DNA window encodes the following:
- the LOC119862509 gene encoding histone H2A type 2-C-like: protein MSGRGKQEGKARAKAKSRFSLAGLQFLVSRVLRKGNYAERVGARTPVYMATVLEYLTAEILELAGNAARDNKKTRIIPCHLQLAIRNDKKLNKMLGKVTIAQGGVLPNIQAMLLPKKTESHKAKST from the coding sequence ATGTCAGGCCGAGGAAAACAAGAAGGTAAAGCCAGGGCTAAGGCGAAGTCTCGCTTCTCGCTGGCTGGGTTGCAGTTCCTGGTGAGTCGAGTGCTCCGCAAAGGTAATTATGCTGAGCGGGTGGGGGCTAGAACCCCGGTGTATATGGCCACGGTGCTGGAGTATCTGACCGCTGAGATTCTTGAGTTAGCTGGCAACGCTGCTCGGGACAACAAGAAAACCAGAATCATTCCCTGCCATCTGCAGCTCGCTATCCGTAACGACAAGAAGCTCAACAAAATGCTTGGGAAAGTGACTATTGCTCAAGGGGGTGTCCTGCCCAACATCCAGGCCATGCTGCTGCCCAAGAAAACCGAGAGCCATAAGGCCAAGAGCACGTGA